One Castanea sativa cultivar Marrone di Chiusa Pesio chromosome 4, ASM4071231v1 DNA window includes the following coding sequences:
- the LOC142630771 gene encoding cytochrome P450 736A117-like produces MHPLLMFYLSFLLITPLLIKWHPLLIYTLPFLLFTHLITKWLSTATTTQKNLPPSPPKLPILGNLHQLGLYPNRSLATLAQRHGPLMLLHLGSRPVLVVSSADIAREVIKTHDAIFSTRPKLSITDKLLYKGKDLSTAPYGEYWRQMRSTCVLQLLSNKRVQSFRAVREEEVSFFIEKVKESYSLSLPVNLSELFANLTNDVICRVAFGKKYGGDEGGRKFNELLGELMRLLGVFHVGDFIPSLAWVYHINGFDAHVDKVAKEFDKFIEDILEEHIMHRVKRESNGDRSNQGEYKKDLVDVLLEIQKDNSAGLAIDREHIKGLVLDMFAAGTDTTYTVLEWAMSELLRHPRVMKKLQSEVRGIAKDKPYITENDLEEMHYLKAVIKETLRLYPPIPLLVPRESTQDVKLKGYDIVAGTMVITNAWAIARDPSLWDNPTEFLPERFLNSTIDFRGHDFQLIPFGAGRRGCPGITFAMATNDLLFANLVHKFDWALPDGAKGEDLDMTECTGLTIHRKVPLLAVATPSSC; encoded by the exons ATGCATCCCTTGCTTATGTTTTACCTTTCCTTCCTTCTCATTACACCACTCCTCATCAAATGGCATCCCTTGCTTATCTACACCCttcccttccttctctttacgCACCTCATCACCAAATGGCTTTCCACAGCCACAACCACTCAGAAAAACCTACCTCCTTCACCACCTAAGCTTCCAATCTTAGGAAACCTACACCAACTAGGCCTATATCCGAACCGCTCCCTCGCCACTCTAGCTCAACGCCATGGCCCCCTAATGCTACTTCACTTGGGCAGTCGGCCTGTTCTTGTTGTCTCATCCGCGGACATTGCTAGAGAGGTCATAAAAACACATGATGCTATCTTCTCAACAAGACCAAAACTAAGCATCACTGATAAACTTCTCTACAAAGGCAAGGATCTTTCAACAGCTCCTTATGGTGAGTATTGGAGACAAATGAGAAGCACTTGTGTCCTTCAGCTTTTAAGTAACAAGAGGGTTCAATCTTTTCGAGCTGtaagagaagaagaagtaagCTTTTTCATTGAGAAGGTCAAAGAGTCTTATTCATTGTCATTGCCAGTGAATTTAAGCGAATTGTTTGCCAACCTTACTAATGATGTGATATGTAGGGTGGCTTTTGGGAAAAAGTATGGTGGAGATGAAGGTGGAAGAAAGTTTAATGAATTGTTGGGAGAACTTATGAGACTACTGGGTGTTTTTCATGTGGGGGACTTTATCCCATCGCTTGCTTGGGTATATCATATCAATGGTTTTGATGCTCATGTGGACAAAGTTGCTAAAGAGTTTGACAAGTTTATAGAAGACATACTTGAGGAACACATAATGCATAGAGTAAAAAGAGAGAGCAATGGAGATCGAAGTAATCAAGGTGAATATAAAAAGGATTTAGTAGATGTTTTGCTTGAGATCCAAAAGGATAACTCAGCTGGTCTTGCCATTGACAGAGAACACATCAAAGGTCTAGTCTTG GATATGTTTGCTGCTGGAACTGACACTACTTACACAGTCCTAGAATGGGCAATGTCAGAGCTCTTAAGGCACCCTAGAGTCATGAAGAAATTGCAAAGTGAGGTTCGGGGAATTGCCAAAGACAAGCCTTATATAACTGAGAATGATTTAGAGGAAATGCATTACTTGAAAGCTGTGATCAAGGAGACCCTTCGCTTATATCCTCCAATCCCATTACTAGTTCCTCGAGAATCAACCCAAGATGTTAAATTAAAGGGATATGACATAGTTGCTGGTACCATGGTTATCACTAATGCATGGGCAATTGCAAGAGACCCTTCATTGTGGGACAATCCAACTGAGTTCCTACCAGAGAGGTTTCTGAATTCTACCATAGACTTTAGAGGACACGATTTCCAATTGATCCCATTTGGAGCTGGAAGGAGGGGATGCCCAGGAATTACATTTGCGATGGCTACCAATGACCTTTTATTCGCAAATCTTGTGCACAAGTTTGATTGGGCATTGCCTGATGGAGCAAAAGGAGAAGATTTGGACATGACCGAATGCACTGGGCTTACCATTCACAGAAAAGTTCCTCTACTTGCTGTCGCAACTCCAAGTTCTTGCTAA
- the LOC142631292 gene encoding cytochrome P450 736A117-like produces the protein MSHFLQFLVTNVTSFVLQPSVLTILAFIYILLFKWYSILPNSNTKKNSPPSPPKLPIIGNLHQLGLQPHRSLQTLAQRHGPLMLLHFGSVPVLVVSSADAAQEIMKTQDLNFANRPKSGIAEKLLYNCKDVATAPYGEYWRQTKSILVLHLLSNKRVQSFCSVREEETFLMIDKIKESCSSSSVNLSEIFAKLSNDVVCRVALGRKYGEGEGGRKFKELLGEFGDLLGAINVGDYIPSLAWLSRVNGLDAKAEKVAKQLDEFLEGVIEEHINCQKKGDHDHGFSQENEDRKDFVDILLWIQEENVIGFPIDRVSIKALILDAFAAGTDTTYTVLEWTMTELIRHPELMKKVQNEVREIVGNKKDITEDDLDKMHYLKAIIKETLRFHPPIPLLTHRKSIQDAKIHGYDIAAGTQVIINAWTIGKDPTLWDEPEEFQPERFLTSSIDFKGHDFQLIPFGAGRRGCPGISFAITTIELVLANLVRNFEWTLPDGAIGKDLDMTESTGLAIHRKFPLVAIATPYFG, from the exons atgtcaCACTTCCTGCAATTTTTAGTTACAAATGTAACATCCTTCGTGCTGCAACCCTCTGTTTTAACAATTTTGGCCTTCATCTACATACTCCTATTCAAATGGTACTCCATCCTTCCAAAcagcaacaccaaaaaaaacTCACCACCTTCACCACCAAAGCTACCCATCATTGGAAACCTTCACCAACTTGGCTTGCAGCCTCACCGTTCACTCCAAACCTTAGCTCAACGCCATGGCCCTCTCATGCTGCTTCACTTTGGCAGCGTACCAGTCCTTGTTGTCTCGTCTGCTGATGCTGCCCAAGAGATCATGAAGACCCAAGACCTCAACTTTGCAAACCGACCCAAATCAGGCATAGCAGAGAAACTATTATACAATTGCAAAGATGTGGCTACAGCCCCCTATGGTGAGTACTGGAGGCAAACGAAAAGCATACTTGTGCTACATCTTTTAAGTAACAAAAGGGTTCAGTCCTTCTGCTCTGTGAGAGAGGAGGAAACTTTCCTGATGATTGACAAAATCAAAGAGTCCTGTTCTTCTTCATCTGTGAATTTGAGTGAAATATTTGCAAAGCTTTCTAATGATGTAGTATGTAGGGTCGCCTTGGGAAGAAAGTATGGTGAAGGGGAAGGTGGAAGGAAATTCAAGGAGCTTCTCGGGGAGTTTGGGGACTTGTTGGGTGCTATCAACGTGGGGGACTATATTCCATCGCTTGCCTGGTTGAGCCGTGTCAATGGCTTGGATGCCAAAGCAGAGAAAGTGGCTAAACAATTAGATGAATTTCTAGAAGGAGTAATTGAAGAGCATATAAATTGTCAGAAGAAAGGGGATCATGACCATGGTTTTAGTCAAGAAAATGAAGACCGAAAAGACTTTGTAGACATTTTGCTTTGGATTCAAGAGGAAAACGTGATTGGTTTCCCTATCGATAGAGTTAGCATTAAGGCTTTAATCCTG GATGCATTTGCTGCTGGTACTGACACTACATACACAGTGTTAGAATGGACAATGACAGAGCTCATAAGGCACCCTGAGCTGATGAAGAAGGTGCAAAATGAAGTGAGAGAGATCGTTGGCAACAAAAAGGACATAACTGAGGATGATTTGGATAAAATGCATTACCTGAAGGCAATAATCAAAGAGACTCTTCGCTTTCATCCACCTATTCCACTATTAACTCATCGAAAATCAATTCAAGATGCGAAAATACATGGCTATGATATCGCAGCAGGCACTCAAGTCATTATCAATGCATGGACAATTGGAAAAGACCCTACGTTATGGGACGAACCAGAGGAGTTTCAACCAGAAAGGTTCTTAACTTCTTCAATAGATTTTAAAGGACATGACTTCCAATTGATCCCATTTGGAGCAGGAAGGAGGGGATGCCCTGGAATTTCCTTTGCCATAACTACTATTGAGCTTGTTTTGGCAAATCTTGTGCGCAACTTTGAATGGACATTGCCTGATGGAGCAATAGGAAAGGATTTGGACATGACTGAATCTACCGGTCTTGCCATTCATAGAAAATTTCCTCTCGTGGCAATTGCAACTCCATATTTTGGctaa